In Candidatus Rokuibacteriota bacterium, the DNA window CAGGCGGGCGCGCTCGGCCCGGTGGACGGCGTGAGCCTCATCCAGCGAGAGCTTCCGGAACCAGAGCTTCTGCCCCGGCCTCACCTGCCCGACCCGGCCGATGTCGACGGAGCAGACGGTCGCGATCTTCGTGTAGCCTCCCGTGGACTGCCGGTCCACGAGGAGGACGATCGGCTGCCCGTCGCCCACGACCTGAATCCCGCCGAGCGGGATGCCGTCAGAGACGATATCGTGACCCCGCGTGTGGGTGATGTGCGGGCCGCGGAGCCGCGCCCCCATCCGATCCGACTGGGGCAGCATCTCGTACGGCCTCTCGAGGAACGCCGCGATCCCCGCCGGCGTGAAGCGATCGGCCTGCAGGCCGAGCACGACCCGGACCTCAGGCTCCTCGGAATAGGACGGGATGTGCTCAGCCCTCACGCGGCGCCCCTCGTAGCGCTCGAGCGGAGCCGTCGGGCGGCCGATCGGAAGGCGATCGCCCTTCTTGAGCTGCCGCCCTTCGAGCCCGCCCAGGCGACCGCGGAGGTACGTTGACCGCGACCCCAGGGCCGGTGCCACGTCGATCCCTCCCGCGATGGCCAGGTAGGT includes these proteins:
- a CDS encoding biotin-dependent carboxyltransferase, which encodes MTAFTVLEPGLLTTIQDLGRPGYLRYGIPPSGPVDREAFILANRLVGNPETAAALECTLMGPRLDVDADCLVAVTGAEMPMTVNDRAIPPWTAVRLKAGDALRLGTAQRGVRTYLAIAGGIDVAPALGSRSTYLRGRLGGLEGRQLKKGDRLPIGRPTAPLERYEGRRVRAEHIPSYSEEPEVRVVLGLQADRFTPAGIAAFLERPYEMLPQSDRMGARLRGPHITHTRGHDIVSDGIPLGGIQVVGDGQPIVLLVDRQSTGGYTKIATVCSVDIGRVGQVRPGQKLWFRKLSLDEAHAVHRAERARLDAVGLE